In Pseudomonas sp. FP1742, the DNA window GCCAGGGCAAACCAGCGTGCAAACCAGGACCGAAAACCTCAACCGGTTTGCCGAAACGCTCGTAGATACCCCGCCCTTGCAGCGGAATTTCATGAATACCGGTGAGTAACCAACCGACAAATACCACCACCGCCAGCACCGGTAAAAACGCCCGTCGCATGTAGGTGAAGGCCCAGATCTGCCGCAGGTCGATGCCGAAGCGGTTGTGCAACTCGTGCTGCAATGCCAGCAAGGGTTGCGGTGGCCAGCGCAGCATATCGGCGACAAAACTTCGCGCCAGCAATGTCGGTTCAAGTTGTTCACGACGAGGGCTGAACAGCGACAACACGGCGCGCAGCAACAACTCGACGGCGACCAACCCCGGCAGCAAGCCGATCAGCACCGCCAGACGCACCGGCCACACTGCTGTTTCGCTGGCGAACAACAAACACAGGGCGCTGAGCACCAGACCAATAATCGCGACCCGCGTCAGCTGCGCCAACGACCCGGCTTCGGGCCACTGAGCGACATTTTCCTGGGCCAGTTGCCGCTCCAGTACCAGCAAACCGAACGCCAGCAGCAACGACAGCGCGGCGCCGACGCTGGCTGACAATCCCAACGCGGCGGGCGGTAAAGCGAGGTTCCAGATTTGCTCGATACTGTACAACGTCAACAACGCCCAGCCGCCAAGCCAGAGCGTCGGTGCACCGATCTGCCCCAGCAAGCGCAGCCAACGCTGACTGATGCGCTCCAGCAATCGCTCGTACCAGCCTTCGGCGGCAATGGTTTCGTCAGCGGTAGCCACTGGCACCAACACTGGCGGATTCATCGCCCGTGCACGCCACTGCGCCACCCACCAGGCCGATTGCAGACCGGCGCCCAACACCAGCAAACCGGCACTCTGATTGACCAGCAACGCTGGCCAGAGTGACTGAGGCGCAAACAGCCCGACAAAAAACGCCAACACTAACCCTGTTGCCGCCAAAGCACCCAAGCCGATTGCGAACTGCCGCAATCGACGTCCTTGAACGACCGCCTGCTGAAAGCGCAGCAGCCCTGCTATCTGTGCTCCATCGCCATCGAGATCGACTTGCATACC includes these proteins:
- the hflK gene encoding protease modulator HflK, whose product is MQVDLDGDGAQIAGLLRFQQAVVQGRRLRQFAIGLGALAATGLVLAFFVGLFAPQSLWPALLVNQSAGLLVLGAGLQSAWWVAQWRARAMNPPVLVPVATADETIAAEGWYERLLERISQRWLRLLGQIGAPTLWLGGWALLTLYSIEQIWNLALPPAALGLSASVGAALSLLLAFGLLVLERQLAQENVAQWPEAGSLAQLTRVAIIGLVLSALCLLFASETAVWPVRLAVLIGLLPGLVAVELLLRAVLSLFSPRREQLEPTLLARSFVADMLRWPPQPLLALQHELHNRFGIDLRQIWAFTYMRRAFLPVLAVVVFVGWLLTGIHEIPLQGRGIYERFGKPVEVFGPGLHAGLPWPLGRVLSVENGVVHELATSVGETSAPVEAEPAEGPAPVIANRLWDASHVNDKSQVIASSRADKQSFQIVNMDVRFVYRIGLSDQAALAATYNSADVPTLIRSTASRILVHDFASRTLDGLLGEDRVGLAEDIGRAVQADLQKLDSGVEILATVVEAIHPPAGAANAYHGVQAAQIGAQALISRERGAAAEATNQAQLQASIARDQATASAHEINSNAQAADLKFAAERKAFSSAGQAFVLEQYLSQLTQGLANAKLLVLDHRLGGSSNAPTIDLRTFTLPADPAPSRNTAQPGAAH